A segment of the Entomomonas moraniae genome:
TTGATTATTTTTTTGATTTCCAAATAAAAACCCTCACTAGGAGGGTTTGTTTATTGATTGCTACTTTAAATTAACTTAATCAAGTAATGCTTCCCAGCCCATCCTCAAAACTAAAATTAATTAGTTACCACTTGCACTCTCTTCTCACTTCTTGTAATGCTTTATCTATCCCAGACAAATTGAAGGTAATAGTTAGGTCGTTATCATTATAAGGCGATACTCTTGCCACCATTATTTTAGACTCAGAAAGCTTCTTTAGGAAAGCGACTGGGGACGATGGATAAAATGATGTCGTGTTATCATTCGATATCAGCC
Coding sequences within it:
- a CDS encoding type VI secretion system-associated protein TagO, translated to MYLAITCSNNKTDLYIDWETFIGTSNHNVTVRIGDEKAFTKRWLISNDNTTSFYPSSPVAFLKKLSESKIMVARVSPYNDNDLTITFNLSGIDKALQEVRRECKW